In Panicum virgatum strain AP13 chromosome 4N, P.virgatum_v5, whole genome shotgun sequence, a single window of DNA contains:
- the LOC120671239 gene encoding protein TIC 21, chloroplastic-like, with product MRSLLLSPAPPRPPLPTLRWRPVSSPAPKPRFSAPSRGAATVGTGTSSCAACRSSLPRHRAPAAASGPSEPSPLSAEDEAERAKLAKVSTKLEKTARYFKNLGNLGFWSQLVCTTVSAGIMSFSAVATGDATSPFTFWATSVGIVAAFISVFRSFGYIRLSERLRRTASEPAKAPPRADVVKNLRNSIVFNVVGMGAAVLGLQATVGALLAKALSASSVPYYQGIPPGQSPVLALDIFLVQASANTILSHFLGLSSSLELLRCVTEAAPVPKPA from the exons ATGCGGTCGCTCCTcctctcgccggcgccgcctaggCCGCCCCTCCCAACGCTGAGGTGGCGGCCGGTGTCCTCTCCGGCGCCGAAGCCCCGCTTTTCCGCTCCCAGCCGCGGGGCCGCCACCGTTGGTACTGGTACCTCATCTTGTGCTGCTTGCCGAAGCTCTTtgccgcgccaccgcgctccggcggcggcgtccggcccTTCTGAaccctcccctctctctgcGGAGGATGAGGCCGAGCGCGCTAAGCTTGCTAAG GTTAGCACAAAACTAGAGAAAACAGCACGGTATTTTAAGAATCTGGGTAACCTGGGATTTTGGTCCCAACTGGTGTGCACAACTGTTTCGGCTGGAATTATGTCATTCTCTGCAGTTGCTACAGGCGATGCAACATCTCCCTTTACATTCTGGGCAACTTCGGTTGGTATCGTTGCAGCCTTTATCTCAGTATTCCGGTCATTTGGTTATATCCGCCTTTCTGAAAGACTTAGAAGAACAGCAAGTGAACCTGCTAAG GCTCCTCCTCGTGCTGACGTGGTTAAGAATCTGAGAAATAGTATTGTGTTTAATGTTGTTGGAATGGGTGCTGCAGTTCTTGGCCTGCAGGCAACCGTAGGCGCTTTGTTAGCCAAAGCCCTCAGTGCTTCATCAGTGCCCTACTACCAGGGAATACCCCCCGGCCAGAGTCCTGTTCTTGCTTTAGATATTTTTCTTGTTCAG GCTTCAGCCAACACAATTCTCTCGCACTTCCTTGGGCTATCGAGTTCACTGGAGCTGCTGCGATGTGTAACAGAAGCTGCTCCGGTCCCAAAACCAGCATGA